A single window of Streptomyces xanthii DNA harbors:
- a CDS encoding enoyl-CoA hydratase/isomerase family protein, with protein MGAEQRFGEFVVVRRHGEEGAGAAGAVAELVLDRPKAMNAVSTDMARSIGAACDALAADRDVRVVVVTSSHERAFCVGADLKERNSFTDLDLVRQRPVARAAYTGVLELPMPTIAAVHGFALGGGFELALSCDLIVADATAVVGLPEVSVGVIPGGGGTQLLPRRIGAARAAELIFSARRVEAAEAGELGLVDQVVAAGQDRTEALALAARIAANSPVGLRAAKKALRLGHGLDLRAGLEVEDAAWRSVAFSGDRAEGVAAFNEKRRPQWPGE; from the coding sequence ATGGGTGCAGAGCAGCGGTTCGGGGAGTTCGTGGTCGTACGGCGCCACGGCGAGGAGGGCGCCGGGGCCGCCGGGGCCGTCGCCGAGCTGGTGCTCGACCGGCCCAAGGCGATGAACGCGGTCTCCACCGACATGGCCCGCTCGATCGGTGCCGCGTGCGACGCGCTCGCGGCCGACCGGGACGTGCGCGTGGTCGTGGTGACGTCCAGTCACGAGCGGGCCTTCTGCGTCGGCGCGGACCTCAAGGAGCGCAACTCCTTCACGGACCTGGACCTCGTGCGGCAGCGGCCCGTGGCCCGCGCCGCGTACACGGGCGTGCTCGAACTGCCGATGCCGACGATCGCGGCCGTGCACGGCTTCGCGCTCGGCGGCGGCTTCGAGCTGGCCCTGTCCTGCGATCTGATCGTGGCCGACGCGACCGCCGTCGTCGGGCTGCCCGAGGTGTCGGTCGGCGTGATCCCGGGCGGCGGCGGCACGCAGCTGCTGCCGCGCCGCATCGGGGCCGCGCGCGCCGCCGAGCTCATCTTCTCCGCCCGGCGCGTGGAGGCGGCCGAGGCGGGCGAGCTCGGGCTCGTCGACCAGGTCGTGGCGGCGGGCCAGGACCGTACGGAGGCGCTGGCGCTGGCCGCGCGGATCGCCGCGAACTCGCCGGTCGGGCTGCGCGCCGCGAAGAAGGCGCTGCGCCTCGGCCACGGCCTGGACCTGCGGGCGGGCCTGGAGGTCGAGGACGCGGCCTGGCGCTCGGTGGCCTTCTCCGGCGACCGCGCGGAGGGCGTCGCGGCCTTCAACGAGAAGCGGCGCCCGCAGTGGCCGGGCGAGTGA
- a CDS encoding adenylate/guanylate cyclase domain-containing protein: MTVDDSGSGTGTPPDPEKPEGDEKDTADPLALRLEGLILGAERRYTPFQAARSAGVSMELASRFWRAMGFADIGQAKALTEADVLALRRLAGLVEAGLLSEAMAVQVARSTGQTTARLAEWQIDSFLEGLTEPPEPGMTRTEVTYPLIELLLPELEEFLVYVWRRQLAAATGRVVQAADDEEMVDRRLAVCFADLVGFTRLTRRMEEEELGELVEAFETTAADLVAANGGRLIKTLGDEVLYAADDAGTAAEIALRLIETMSNDETMPELRVGMAFGTVTTRMGDVFGTTVNLASRLTSIAPKDAVLVDGAFAEELIRAGDTPSSEAEAAAQAQKAEETGEAPPSYRFALQPMWQRPVRGLGVVEPWTLTRRT, encoded by the coding sequence GTGACCGTCGACGACTCGGGCTCCGGCACGGGCACCCCACCCGACCCCGAGAAGCCGGAAGGGGACGAGAAGGACACCGCGGATCCCCTCGCGCTGCGCCTCGAAGGGCTGATCCTCGGCGCCGAGCGCCGCTACACCCCGTTCCAGGCGGCCCGCAGCGCCGGCGTCTCCATGGAGCTGGCGTCGAGGTTCTGGCGCGCCATGGGCTTCGCCGACATCGGGCAGGCGAAGGCGCTGACCGAGGCGGACGTCCTGGCGCTGCGGCGGCTCGCCGGTCTCGTCGAGGCGGGCCTGCTCAGCGAGGCGATGGCCGTGCAGGTGGCGCGGTCCACCGGGCAGACGACGGCGCGGCTCGCCGAGTGGCAGATCGACTCGTTCCTGGAGGGTCTCACCGAGCCTCCGGAGCCCGGGATGACCCGCACCGAGGTCACGTATCCGCTGATAGAGCTGCTGCTGCCCGAGCTGGAGGAGTTCCTCGTCTACGTGTGGCGGCGGCAGCTGGCCGCGGCCACCGGGCGCGTCGTGCAGGCCGCCGACGACGAGGAGATGGTGGACCGGCGGCTCGCCGTCTGCTTCGCCGACCTCGTCGGGTTCACCCGGCTCACCCGGCGCATGGAGGAGGAGGAACTCGGCGAGCTCGTCGAGGCCTTCGAGACCACCGCCGCGGACCTGGTCGCCGCGAACGGCGGACGGCTCATCAAGACGCTCGGCGACGAGGTCCTGTACGCGGCGGACGACGCGGGCACGGCCGCGGAGATCGCGCTGCGGCTCATCGAGACGATGAGCAACGACGAGACGATGCCGGAGCTGCGCGTCGGCATGGCCTTCGGGACCGTGACCACGCGTATGGGCGACGTGTTCGGCACGACCGTGAACCTGGCGAGCCGGCTCACGTCGATAGCGCCGAAGGACGCCGTGCTCGTGGACGGCGCGTTCGCCGAGGAGCTGATCCGGGCCGGGGACACCCCGAGCTCGGAGGCGGAGGCCGCCGCGCAGGCGCAGAAGGCGGAGGAGACGGGCGAGGCGCCGCCCTCGTACCGGTTCGCGCTGCAGCCCATGTGGCAGCGGCCGGTCCGCGGGCTCGGAGTCGTGGAGCCCTGGACGCTGACCCGGCGCACCTGA
- a CDS encoding GGDEF domain-containing protein, whose translation MGEDDRLRAVVTLAQGMAAAQAPRDSWRAAALGACRALTGSFAALSVWERGHGRLRVLVNVGDLAPDEEEFPERETYPVHQFPEITEFLHERWAGGGGANAWVETAAGPVERGGYCHQRVAALRRRGRGCCVVAPIVLHGRAWGELYVARPQGMPVFDRGDAEFATVLAAVVAAGIAQTERLEEARRLAFTDALTGLANRRAVDIRLDEAVERHRADGAVVSLVVCDLNGLKRVNDTLGHAVGDRLLERFGSVLSLCGAMLPGTLAARLGGDEFCLLAVGPAADEVVRVGGEVCARAAELDLGDGVACGIASTGDPIGEVSSARRLFRLADAAQYRAKALRSAKPVVAGRDGGLDDPVVRLADAPPPATGERERRRIRGLEP comes from the coding sequence ATGGGAGAGGACGACCGGCTGCGCGCCGTGGTGACGCTTGCGCAGGGCATGGCCGCCGCACAGGCCCCGCGGGACTCCTGGCGGGCCGCGGCGCTGGGGGCCTGCCGTGCGCTGACCGGCAGTTTCGCCGCGCTCTCGGTGTGGGAGCGCGGACACGGCCGGCTCCGGGTGCTCGTCAACGTCGGGGACCTCGCGCCCGACGAGGAGGAGTTCCCCGAGCGGGAGACGTATCCCGTGCACCAGTTCCCGGAGATCACCGAGTTCCTGCACGAGCGGTGGGCCGGGGGCGGCGGGGCCAACGCCTGGGTGGAGACGGCCGCAGGGCCCGTCGAGCGCGGCGGCTACTGCCACCAGCGGGTGGCCGCGCTGCGCCGCCGCGGGCGCGGCTGCTGCGTCGTCGCGCCGATCGTGCTGCACGGGCGCGCCTGGGGCGAGCTGTACGTGGCGCGGCCGCAGGGGATGCCCGTGTTCGACCGGGGCGACGCCGAGTTCGCGACCGTGCTCGCCGCCGTCGTCGCGGCGGGCATCGCGCAGACCGAACGCCTGGAGGAGGCGCGGCGCCTCGCGTTCACGGACGCGCTGACGGGCCTCGCCAACCGGCGGGCCGTCGACATCCGCCTCGACGAGGCCGTCGAACGGCACCGCGCGGACGGGGCGGTGGTCAGTCTCGTCGTGTGCGACCTGAACGGGCTCAAGCGGGTCAACGACACCCTCGGCCACGCCGTCGGCGACCGGCTCCTCGAACGCTTCGGCTCCGTCCTGTCGTTGTGCGGCGCGATGCTGCCGGGGACACTCGCGGCGCGGCTCGGCGGCGACGAGTTCTGCCTGCTCGCGGTGGGGCCCGCCGCGGACGAGGTGGTCCGGGTCGGCGGCGAGGTCTGCGCCCGCGCGGCCGAACTCGACCTGGGCGACGGGGTGGCCTGCGGGATCGCCTCGACCGGTGATCCGATCGGCGAGGTCTCCAGTGCCCGGCGGCTGTTCCGGCTCGCGGACGCCGCCCAGTACCGGGCGAAGGCGCTGCGCTCGGCGAAGCCCGTCGTCGCCGGGCGGGACGGCGGTCTGGACGACCCGGTCGTCCGGCTCGCGGACGCGCCGCCGCCGGCCACGGGCGAGCGGGAGCGGCGCCGCATCAGGGGCCTGGAGCCGTAG